The Aedes aegypti strain LVP_AGWG chromosome 3, AaegL5.0 Primary Assembly, whole genome shotgun sequence genome contains a region encoding:
- the LOC5578203 gene encoding uncharacterized protein LOC5578203: MGDKHVPTLDIEIKLDVNTEESSSKALQTIIQVLLFQRSQIPFCYEVFQTIVKKLKKELAEIDSSKWKNYQLTKQREIAFNLLCDIQTLFREVTEIAKRSDHDIRAMVLFGSTLYTAKEAFIIKIPKANRKHYPQHHRQRLESALKLLTRQLILSEELRPSGRFVGPTNTFMLLGMSSTCDPEKISRTVEYRSINGYQLPISCQKYVINITIQGASEDELACCRQMDVFSDALQVLTIDDDAKEVPTKPLGRRNELVKNDIMWYQVGRSLKGFNDVLIKGKSIWDGEL; the protein is encoded by the exons ATGGGTGATAAACATGTACCGACGTTAGACATCGAGATAAAGCTAGATGTTAACACCGAAGAATCCAGCTCGAAAGCGTTGCAAACAATCATACAGGTGCTGTTGTTCCAGCGGAGCCAAATCCCATTTTGCTACGAAGTGTTCCAAACCATAgtgaaaaaattgaagaaagaaTTGGCCGAAATTGATTCATCCAAATGGAAAAACTATCAATTAACAAAACAGCGCGAAATTGCCTTCAATTTGCTGTGTGATATACAAACCCTTTTCAGA GAAGTAACGGAAATTGCAAAACGTAGTGATCACGATATTCGCGCCATGGTCTTGTTCGGATCGACTCTCTACACGGCAAAGGAAGCATTCATCATCAAAATTCCCAAGGCGAACCGGAAACACTATCCCCAGCATCACCGCCAGCGATTGGAATCCGCCTTGAAACTCCTAACGAGGCAACTGATACTGTCGGAAGAACTACGTCCTTCGGGGCGTTTCGTGGGGCCCACCAACACATTCATGCTGCTGGGAATGTCTTCCACGTGTGACCCAGAGAAAATCTCGCGGACCGTCGAGTACAGATCAATAAATGGCTACCAGTTGCCGATTAGCTGCCAGAAGTATGTGATTAACATAACCATCCAGGGGGCCAGTGAGGATGAATTGGCCTGCTGTAGGCAAATGGATGTGTTCAGCGATGCACTGCAAGTGCTAACGATCGACGATGACGCTAAGGAAGTCCCTACGAAACCCCTTGGTCGTCGCAACGAATTGGTCAAAAACGATATTATGTGGTACCAAGTGGGAAGGAGTTTGAAAGGATTTAATGATGTGCTCATTAAAGGGAAATCTATCTGGGATGGAGAGTTGTGA